From the genome of Candidatus Thermoplasmatota archaeon:
ATGATAGCGAAGGACAATTAATGAATATCACATGGTACTGGGGGATAGACAGCAGTTGTCCTAATTTTATTGGAACCAATAACTCAGTTACAAATGGAACATATTACATGACAAATGACAACAATTTTTCTATTAAAGGACAAACATACTACTGGAGAGTTGTAGTAAACGATGGCAATGGAGGATGGACAAACAATACGTTTCATTTTAAAACAACCAGTGCAAATAAAGAGATTATAAGCAAAGAAAAAACCGCGTATTCACTAGAAATTAATGCAGATGGCACAATGCTCTATGGTTTTATTAACAACACAAATGTAACAACATCTGTAGATACAAACTGGCACCACGTTGTTTTAACCTATGATGGAATAACAATTAAACTATACATAGATGGAAAGCTAAAAAACTCTACTACTTTAATTGGAAACATACCAACAAATAATAATGATCTATTAATAGGAAAACGATTAACAGGAGCTCTTGATGAAATACGTGTATCAGCTATAGCTAGAAGCAAAGAGTGGATAAACACAACCTACAAAATGATTATCTCACCAGAATCTTTTATAACAGTAGAAAAAGAGCAAAACCAACAATACACTTATCTAAAAATAAAAATTAAAAACACTGGGAGCACAACAATTAAAACGCAAGATACTACGATACTGATAAACGGTACTGATAAATCGTTCATAAAAATTCAACCATATCTATATCCTTTAAAGGAAACAAGCATATTTATAAACGTATCAGTAGCTGGTTCGAAGAGAAATAAATTTATTACTGGGAATGGTATTACTAAATATGAGGGGTATAGCTAGTTTGAGGGGAAACAGCTATGGGATTTAGCTTAACTGGTACACAAGTCATATTCTTTATTGCATCAGTGATCGTCGCTGGTGCAGTATCAGGTGTTTTCATAGGTGTCACAACAAATGTTACTAATAGTTTATCAGATAAGGGGGATAGATTACAGGAGCAGCTTGATACAGATTTTAAGATAATCAATGACCCAGTGGCCATACCAAACATAGATGGTTACTACAGGTTTTATCTAAAAAATATAGGTGGTAAAAAACTGTTAACAACAAACCAGACCTTTCAGATATTTGTTGATGGAGAGATTATACCTACAGCGAACTATTATTTTTCTGTTAGCAGTATCCAACCTGGTGAGGTTGCTACAATTTATGTGGATGATGATGAAATCGGAGCAGGGGATCATACAATTAGGTTGGTAGGTCCCTTAGCAATTGAAGATAAATTCACGTTTACTATTTAAAAAAAAATTGGAGGGGATTAAAAGATGGAAGGAGCAAAATCTTTATTACTTGAGAGAAAAGGAGAATCTGATGGTTTTGCTCAAAGATTCGGTAGGGTTATACCGGATGGTTCTTTGGTTTTTGTTGAGGGGAAAGAGGGGGCAGGTAAAAGTATTTTTTGTCAGAGATTCTGTTTCAGTTTTCTTAAAAATGGTTCAACTTGTTCTTATGTTTCCACGCAGTATACTGTAAAAAGTTTTTTAAGACAAACAGCGTCAGTTGGTTACGATGTAAGAAAATATTTGATGAGTGGTAAGCTTTTTTTTATCTCGACGGAGGTTACGTTAGCGGAGACTTTACCGAAAAAAACTTTTTTGGAAAAACTGATAACTTGTAAGAAACTTTTTGATCCGGAGATTATCTTCATAGATTCTCTGTCTACTTTGCTTAATGAGAGTTTGAACAAGGATAATCTTGTTGATCTCACCAATTTTTTTAATAGATTGAAAGGGTGTGGCAAAATAATAATTTTAACTGGTAACCCAAATGAATGGTCGCAGGAGATACATAATGCGTTTCAGATGATAGCTGATATACATTTTAGGATCACAAAAGAGAACATGCCTGGTATTGGTATAGTTCATAACATCTATTTGGATAAATTCAATGGTGCACGTTATAAGTATGATCCTTTGACGACTTTTTCAGTTAGACCTGGTATAGGGCTTACTATAGAAACTAGTGGGATAGCGTTCTAGGGAGGGGTGAAAAAGTAAAATATGATTAGGATGGAAAAAAAAGAAGAGGAGAAAATCATAAACGAGAACCCTCATCTTAAAAGATATATTTCTGAGATAGAGAGAAAGATTGGTAGACCTGAGTTTTATAGTAAGATTTCGCGTGAGCTTAAGGAAGAAAAATATCCGAATATAATTTATCCGACGAAGGGGACTGTTTTTATACATATTTATAGAACCAGAGATATGGATCAGATAGAGTATCATGCTATTGAGCCTGTTCTCAGCGACATTGAAAGAATGAAGCGGGAAAAGATTTTGGATTTGATTTATGAGAAAGCTATTAGGTTAAAAAAAACCATCAAAAATCAGGATGATCTTAGGAAGGCTATCAAAGAGGTTTTAGATGAGATTACAATTGTTGATGAAAAATCAGGTGATATTACTTCAGAGAAAGGTTTTTTAGGTGGATTGAAAGGTGATAAGGTTAGAGTTACATCTATTGAGAAGATGAATTTGGAGTATGATATCTCGAAGGATATTGTTGGTGGTGGGCCTCTTGAGCCTTTTATGAGAGACCCCTATCTGGAGGATGTTCATGTTATAACTGGTGAAAAAGTCCATCTTGTTCATAGGGTTTTTGAGATGATTAAAACCAATATTGTTATAGATAAGGATTGGGCTGCTACGTTTTCGCAGGAGTTTAGTGAGAAGATAGGTAGTCCTGTTAGTGAAGGTCAGCCTATAGCAGATGGTACTTTACCTGATGGTAGCAGGGTTAATATTATTCATAGTAAGGATGTAAGTATTAAGGGTCCTACTATGACTATTAGGAAGTTTACTGAAACCCCTATTAGTGTAACTCAGCTTATAAGTTGGGGTACTATGGATGCTGGTATAGCTGCTTATATTTGGCTTTGTTTACAGTATGGGCGTAGTTTGTTTATATGTGGTGAGACTGCTTCTGGTAAGACTACTACTGCTAACGCTATAGTACCTTTTATACCACCTGATAAAAAGATTTATACGGCTGAGAACACGCCAGAGATGCATATACCCCATCCGGTGTGGCAACAGTTGTTGACAAGGTCTACAGGGCCACAAGAAGGGCATATAGAGCTTGTTGATCTTTTGATTGCTGCTTTGAGGTCTAGACCAGATTATATAATACCTGGGGAGACAAGGGGTATTGAGGGGCGTGTTGTTTTTCAGGCTATGCAAACAGGGCATCCGGTTATAACAACATTCCATGCTGGTAGTGTAACAAAGGTTATACAACGTTTCACAGGGCACCCCATAAATGTGCCTAAGACGTTCATGGATAACCTTGATGTTGTTATAATACAGATGGCTGTAGAGCGGAAAGGAAAAAAGGTTAGGAGAGTTCTCTCAGTTGAGGAGATAGAAGGATATAACAGGCATGTTGATGCCATAATATCACGCACAGCATTCCAGTGGAACCCTGTTGAAGATACACATGGTTTTAAAGCATATGGAAACAGCTATATCTTGGAGCAGAGGATAGCTAGAAACGCTGGGTATAAGGATGTAATGCAGATTTATGATGAGTATGATCGAAGAAAGCATATACTGCAGAGGATGGTGGAGGAGAAGATATTTGATTATTATGAGGTTGTACAATTCCTGTGGACTTTCTATAGGGAGGGAATAAAGGCTTTGCCGATATCTCTATAGGACAGTTAAAATAAGAGATATACAACTTAATAAATGGGATGAGGAGAGAAATATGACTGAGATGAGTGAGGAAGACAAAAAAAATTTATTCGAAAGTTATCCTCATCTAAGAAAATACGTGGAGAATATCAGAGAGAAAATTGGTGAACCTGTTTTTTATTCGACTTTGCCTTTTGAAGCTAGAGAACAAGCTTACCCGAATCTGATATATGCGACTAAGGGTTCTGTTTTTGTTCATATATTCAGAACAAAAGATATGGATGAGATAGAATACCATGCTATCGAACCGTCATTAAATGATATAGAGAAAAAAAAATATGAGAAATTATTGGATTCTATAGTTAAACTTGCGCCTAATAAAAAAAGTGTTGTGACAGATGATGAGTTGAAAGAGGTTTTAAAAGAAATAGTCAACGAGCTTATTATCGTGGATGAAAAAGCAGAAGGTTTTGATGATAAAAAAGGTTTTTTAGGTAAATTCACTAAATCTGATAAAATAAGGGCTACATCCATCCAAAAAAATAATATCGAGTATTTTTTAATAAAAAACCAGATCGGCGGTGGTGCTATCGAGCCTTTTATGAGAGACCCCTATCTGGAGGATGTTCATATTATATCAGGTGAAAACGTTCATCTTATCCACAAAGTCTTTGGCATGATAAAAACCAATGTGCAAATAAACAAAGATGAGGCGCCTGCTTTTGCTAGAAAATTAAGTGAAAAAATGGGTGCAACAGTTAGCGAGGGTAAACCCATAGCAGATGGGATGTTGCCAGATGGTAGTAGAGGGAACGTCATATACAGTGACACGGTGAGTATAAAGGGACCTAGTATGACAATCAGAAAATTCACAGAAACACCTATTAGTATTACACAGCTGATAAAATGGGGTACGCTTGGTTCCAATATCGCTGCGTATCTATGGCTTTGTTCACAATACGGGCGTAGTTTCTTTATATGCGGTGAAACAGCTTGTGGTAAAACTACAACGATGAATGCTTTGCTACCATTTATACCACCTGAAAAAAAGATTTATACGGCTGAGAATACACCAGAGCTAACTGTTCCGCACGTTGTTTGGCAGAGGCTGCTTACAAAAACAACAGGGCCAAAAGAAGGACAAGTGGACTTGTTTGACCTTCTAAAAGCAGCGTTGAGGTCAAGACCAGATTATATAATACCTGGTGAGGTAAGAGGTGCGGAGGGAAACATCGTTTTCCAGGCTATGCAGACAGGACACCCGTGTATAACAACTTTTCACGCTGGGACGTTAACAAAGGTTATACAACGTTTCACAGGTGACCCAATAAATGTACCAAAAACGTTCATGGATAACCTTGATTTTGTTTTGATACAGAGTGCTTTGGATAGAGATGGTAGAAGAATCAGACGATGCATCTCACTGGATGAGATAGAGGGTTATAACAGGGAGGTTGATGGTGTTATGGCGAGGACAGCCTTTGAATGGGATCCTGTTGAGGACAGACACATTTTCAAGGCAAACAAAAACAGTTTCATACTGGAACAAAAAATAGCGAAAAACATGGGGTATGTTGACACAGCAGAAATCTATGATGAATACGAACGTAGAAAACACATACTTGAGAGGATGGTTGAAGAAGAAATATTTGACTATTATGAGGTGGTACAATTCATATGGACATTTTATAGGGATGGAGAGAAAGCGTTACCCATATCCATTTAGTGATTTGAGATGATTGCTGAAAAAAAGAAAAAATTGAGGTTACGAAAGAAAGAACCAATAGATAAAGATAAAAAGAAACGAGAGTTCATAAAACAACTCAGAATAGCCTATAAAAATCTTGATGACCCTAAAAAATACAAGAGAAACATCCTACTTCCACTAATTATTTTAGGAGCATTGGTTTTTTGTTTACCTTTTATCTTAGAGTCAATTATTGGAATGCCTCTGGATTTGAATCCTGTAACTTTTATAGTCGGTGGGATAGTACCAATATTCCTAGGCATCCTCTATCCCTATATTAGCTGGAAAAACAAAGAGAATGA
Proteins encoded in this window:
- a CDS encoding LamG domain-containing protein, producing the protein PYWQNTQPLTITATIYDTGRNGLKNVTLYHRFSTDNSTWEAWTKWNNASNPDIDPWITCSWNFNFPNGTGYYEFYSIAADNTSNTELAPSVADAICCYLITNTPPVLTNETPKNASIDIELNPILSIQVNDSEGQLMNITWYWGIDSSCPNFIGTNNSVTNGTYYMTNDNNFSIKGQTYYWRVVVNDGNGGWTNNTFHFKTTSANKEIISKEKTAYSLEINADGTMLYGFINNTNVTTSVDTNWHHVVLTYDGITIKLYIDGKLKNSTTLIGNIPTNNNDLLIGKRLTGALDEIRVSAIARSKEWINTTYKMIISPESFITVEKEQNQQYTYLKIKIKNTGSTTIKTQDTTILINGTDKSFIKIQPYLYPLKETSIFINVSVAGSKRNKFITGNGITKYEGYS
- a CDS encoding flagellar protein G, with translation MGFSLTGTQVIFFIASVIVAGAVSGVFIGVTTNVTNSLSDKGDRLQEQLDTDFKIINDPVAIPNIDGYYRFYLKNIGGKKLLTTNQTFQIFVDGEIIPTANYYFSVSSIQPGEVATIYVDDDEIGAGDHTIRLVGPLAIEDKFTFTI
- a CDS encoding ATPase domain-containing protein; this encodes MEGAKSLLLERKGESDGFAQRFGRVIPDGSLVFVEGKEGAGKSIFCQRFCFSFLKNGSTCSYVSTQYTVKSFLRQTASVGYDVRKYLMSGKLFFISTEVTLAETLPKKTFLEKLITCKKLFDPEIIFIDSLSTLLNESLNKDNLVDLTNFFNRLKGCGKIIILTGNPNEWSQEIHNAFQMIADIHFRITKENMPGIGIVHNIYLDKFNGARYKYDPLTTFSVRPGIGLTIETSGIAF
- a CDS encoding type II/IV secretion system ATPase subunit, coding for MIRMEKKEEEKIINENPHLKRYISEIERKIGRPEFYSKISRELKEEKYPNIIYPTKGTVFIHIYRTRDMDQIEYHAIEPVLSDIERMKREKILDLIYEKAIRLKKTIKNQDDLRKAIKEVLDEITIVDEKSGDITSEKGFLGGLKGDKVRVTSIEKMNLEYDISKDIVGGGPLEPFMRDPYLEDVHVITGEKVHLVHRVFEMIKTNIVIDKDWAATFSQEFSEKIGSPVSEGQPIADGTLPDGSRVNIIHSKDVSIKGPTMTIRKFTETPISVTQLISWGTMDAGIAAYIWLCLQYGRSLFICGETASGKTTTANAIVPFIPPDKKIYTAENTPEMHIPHPVWQQLLTRSTGPQEGHIELVDLLIAALRSRPDYIIPGETRGIEGRVVFQAMQTGHPVITTFHAGSVTKVIQRFTGHPINVPKTFMDNLDVVIIQMAVERKGKKVRRVLSVEEIEGYNRHVDAIISRTAFQWNPVEDTHGFKAYGNSYILEQRIARNAGYKDVMQIYDEYDRRKHILQRMVEEKIFDYYEVVQFLWTFYREGIKALPISL
- a CDS encoding type II/IV secretion system ATPase subunit; protein product: MTEMSEEDKKNLFESYPHLRKYVENIREKIGEPVFYSTLPFEAREQAYPNLIYATKGSVFVHIFRTKDMDEIEYHAIEPSLNDIEKKKYEKLLDSIVKLAPNKKSVVTDDELKEVLKEIVNELIIVDEKAEGFDDKKGFLGKFTKSDKIRATSIQKNNIEYFLIKNQIGGGAIEPFMRDPYLEDVHIISGENVHLIHKVFGMIKTNVQINKDEAPAFARKLSEKMGATVSEGKPIADGMLPDGSRGNVIYSDTVSIKGPSMTIRKFTETPISITQLIKWGTLGSNIAAYLWLCSQYGRSFFICGETACGKTTTMNALLPFIPPEKKIYTAENTPELTVPHVVWQRLLTKTTGPKEGQVDLFDLLKAALRSRPDYIIPGEVRGAEGNIVFQAMQTGHPCITTFHAGTLTKVIQRFTGDPINVPKTFMDNLDFVLIQSALDRDGRRIRRCISLDEIEGYNREVDGVMARTAFEWDPVEDRHIFKANKNSFILEQKIAKNMGYVDTAEIYDEYERRKHILERMVEEEIFDYYEVVQFIWTFYRDGEKALPISI